In one window of Fusobacteria bacterium ZRK30 DNA:
- a CDS encoding hemolysin III family protein — MKVINPYSKLEEYMSSITHLLGAGMAISGLAFLIIHAVKEGGVKQIIGFSIFGLSAIFLYLMSGIYHILPMGKYRKIFKILDHSAIYVLISGSYTPFLLILGGITGWVILVIQWTLTSLGVLFKVKFAGKFQLLSTLIYLFMGWMIVFVFGNLRSSLNSVSLILLIVGGVSYSVGAIFYSMKKVKYTHVIWHFFVIAGTTLHYLSIYHSI; from the coding sequence ATGAAAGTTATTAATCCATATTCAAAATTAGAAGAATATATGAGTTCCATAACTCATCTGTTAGGAGCCGGGATGGCAATCAGCGGACTGGCTTTTTTAATTATCCATGCTGTAAAAGAGGGAGGAGTAAAGCAGATTATAGGCTTTAGTATCTTCGGCCTTTCAGCCATATTTTTATATCTTATGTCGGGAATATATCATATCCTTCCCATGGGAAAATATAGAAAAATTTTCAAAATATTAGATCATTCAGCTATCTATGTCCTTATATCCGGATCATATACTCCATTTTTATTGATATTAGGAGGAATTACAGGCTGGGTAATCTTGGTTATCCAATGGACTTTAACCAGTTTAGGAGTTTTATTTAAAGTTAAATTTGCAGGTAAGTTTCAATTACTGTCCACTCTGATCTATCTATTTATGGGATGGATGATAGTTTTTGTTTTCGGAAACCTAAGGAGCAGTTTAAATTCTGTATCACTTATATTACTCATAGTCGGAGGGGTTTCCTATTCTGTAGGAGCAATCTTCTACTCTATGAAAAAAGTTAAATATACCCATGTTATATGGCATTTCTTTGTCATTGCAGGGACCACCCTTCACTACTTGTCTATCTATCACTCAATATAA
- a CDS encoding HAMP domain-containing histidine kinase, which produces MVKSSVRNFIALGIIFTGVFFLTSSLFKNYVDKELATEAAVFQYLLKEEGVIFEANTMIDYLDLLPVRLDMVVIDAEAKKPVYVEISDDSFLFSNSKALTKLIKNVDLKKNLYATVENKRLLIGRFTNGEKPYIYALIRDISDVKLYLSWLTITFAIIILLAIVWNYYNTNNIVDTLLVGIDEITKSTNDIKVKNLSERIETTSTNKSIANLIFTLNSMLDRVENSFIQISEFTDNVSHELKTPIMSIRSMIEVELSNERTIEEYQEDLGKVLDEVNWLNSIIQKLLIFTKNPEALEEHFRPVNVEKVTMELCEFMEGLTLEKKITLKCALKDHERKVLGDESLLRDIFLNIISNAIKYNKDGGEIKVTSFTTQDKIAIRISDTGIGIKENNLKKITERFFREDKVRTTKKSGSGLGLSIVSHLVKVHKGTLEIESTEGVGSSFTVYLPIRHICRNLNKI; this is translated from the coding sequence TTGGTTAAGAGTAGTGTCCGAAACTTTATTGCCTTGGGTATTATTTTTACAGGAGTCTTCTTCTTAACTTCAAGTCTATTCAAGAACTATGTAGATAAAGAGCTAGCTACTGAAGCTGCAGTATTTCAATACCTTCTAAAGGAGGAAGGGGTAATCTTTGAAGCAAATACCATGATAGATTACCTGGATCTTCTCCCTGTACGTTTAGATATGGTAGTAATAGATGCAGAAGCTAAAAAACCTGTATATGTGGAAATAAGCGATGATTCATTTCTTTTCAGTAATTCAAAGGCTTTGACGAAGCTTATAAAAAATGTAGATCTGAAGAAAAATTTATATGCCACAGTTGAAAATAAAAGGCTCCTGATAGGGCGTTTTACCAATGGAGAAAAACCATATATCTATGCCCTTATAAGAGATATCTCAGATGTAAAGCTCTATCTTTCGTGGCTGACCATAACCTTTGCTATAATCATTCTTTTAGCTATAGTTTGGAACTATTATAATACTAATAATATAGTTGATACCCTTTTGGTGGGGATAGATGAGATAACAAAGTCGACTAATGACATTAAAGTTAAAAATTTATCTGAGAGAATTGAGACTACATCTACAAATAAAAGTATAGCAAATTTGATATTTACACTGAACTCTATGCTAGACAGGGTGGAAAATAGTTTCATTCAGATAAGTGAATTTACAGACAATGTCAGTCATGAATTGAAGACACCTATAATGTCTATAAGGAGTATGATAGAAGTGGAGCTCAGTAATGAGAGGACTATAGAAGAATACCAGGAGGATTTAGGAAAAGTACTGGATGAAGTCAACTGGTTAAATAGTATTATTCAGAAATTATTGATCTTTACTAAAAATCCAGAAGCATTGGAGGAGCATTTCAGACCTGTAAATGTTGAAAAGGTGACTATGGAATTATGTGAATTTATGGAGGGTCTCACTTTAGAAAAAAAAATAACACTAAAGTGTGCCTTAAAAGACCACGAGAGGAAAGTTTTAGGGGATGAATCACTCCTACGGGATATATTTTTAAATATAATCTCTAATGCTATTAAATATAATAAGGATGGAGGAGAGATAAAAGTTACCTCCTTTACGACTCAGGATAAAATTGCAATTCGAATTTCAGATACAGGAATTGGAATTAAAGAGAATAATTTAAAGAAGATAACAGAAAGATTTTTTAGGGAAGATAAGGTTAGAACTACTAAAAAATCTGGTTCAGGACTGGGCCTATCCATTGTATCACATTTAGTAAAAGTGCATAAAGGAACTTTAGAAATTGAAAGTACCGAAGGAGTAGGAAGTTCATTTACGGTATATCTGCCGATACGGCATATTTGCCGAAATTTAAATAAAATATGA